From a single Apium graveolens cultivar Ventura chromosome 2, ASM990537v1, whole genome shotgun sequence genomic region:
- the LOC141706209 gene encoding ribonucleases P/MRP protein subunit POP1-like encodes MILQLHHGGATCSHTIAPVTYMWQPHERSEINDVDKGDGLHHTETIDKDSALRLVWIWIHGAAFKEGFDAVECASQRENERVNGHVNCISLEGQLGKVEVMGSKASQLLQKILHPVKGFPQNIIDMKECSVDETQDETQLNIFDSENEDRTSSSFISLVINDPRISTGKAKDQSLAGIQDSILGPVSTSCFRNEKNIINVWDYIALMIKAMVC; translated from the exons ATGATTTTGCAGCTACACCATGGTGGAGCAACATGTTCTCATACCATTGCTCCTGTGACGTATATGTGGCAGCCTCATGAGCGGTCTGAGATTAATGATGTGGATAAAGGTGATGGGTTGCATCATACCGAAACTATTGACAAAGATTCTGCCTTGCGCTTGGTCTGGATATGGATACATGGCGCAGCTTTTAAAGAAGGATTCGATGCTGTGGAATGTGCTTCTCAGAGGGAG AATGAGAGGGTTAATGGTCATGTAAATTGTATTTCTCTTGAGGGTCAATTAGGAAAAGTAGAAGTGATGGGTTCAAAGGCATCTCAACTTCTTCAGAAGATATTACATCCTGTCAAGGG TTTTCCGCAGAATATTATAGATATGAAAGAATGCTCAGTTGATGAGACTCAAGATGAAACTCAGCTTAATATTTTTGACTCTGAGAATGAAGATCGCACTTCATCCTCGTTTATTTCTCTCGTTATCAATGATCCTCGTATTTCAACTGGGAAGGCTAAAGATCAGTCATTAGCTGGAATTCAAGATAGTATTTTAGGGCCAGTCTCCACATCATGCTTTAGAAATG AGAAAAACATCATCAACGTATGGGATTATATTGCCTTAATGATCAAAGCCATGGTATGCTAA
- the LOC141706210 gene encoding ribonucleases P/MRP protein subunit POP1-like, protein MENEADDSVRNAELRPPSVRPLCVPSSPPWDVVYYAFKKEKINGSDNQIFSNILSSENINLATNTREDCHRAPCYKNGVSFDGLVPRSSRLLARFLSGITNCQLYLFPSTPERKGCIYKIMKDINVSNQRLDDNFLRNYDHKLCFIRIFLHAYKDGVFEDGAVVCAPHLSDLAFKTSRSENKFELQIPDTLLRSYFVQKPSGKWDLQEPCDPVGKESHRWPIGFVTAGFVH, encoded by the exons ATGGAAAATGAAGCAGATGACTCTGTTCGAAATGCAGAGCTCCGTCCTCCTTCTGTGAGGCCTTTATGCGTTCCATCTTCACCTCCATGGGACGTTGTTTATTACGCgtttaaaaaagaaaaaattaatGGGTCAGATAATCAGatattttcaaatatattatcttctgaaaatattaactTAGCTACCAACACCCGTGAAGATTGCCATAGAGCTCCATGTTATAAAAACGGTGTTTCATTTGATGGTTTGGTACCAAGGTCATCTCGTTTGCTAGCTAGATTCCTCAGTGGCATTACTAATTGTCAACTTTATTTATTCCCTAGTACGCCTGAAAGAAAAGGCTGCATATATAAAATCATGAAGGATATAAATGTATCTAACCAGCGCCTAGACGATAACTTCCTTAGGAATTATGACCATAAATTATGCTTTATCAGAATTTTTCTTCATGCATACAAGGACGGTGTCTTCGAAGACGGAGCTGTTGTTTGTGCCCCTCATTTATCTGATCTTGCATTTAAGACTTCCAG ATCGGAGAACAAATTTGAACTCCAAATTCCAGATACTCTTTTAAGATCCTATTTTGTACAAAAACCATCTGGTAAATGGGATCTTCAAGAACCCTGCGACCCTGTTGGTAAGGAATCTCATAGATGGCCTATTGGATTTGTCACTGCAGGATTCGTTCATTGA